The proteins below come from a single Eucalyptus grandis isolate ANBG69807.140 chromosome 3, ASM1654582v1, whole genome shotgun sequence genomic window:
- the LOC104431560 gene encoding NEDD8 ultimate buster 1, giving the protein MAAKLKVAGTWSGAIEVELDGWTVPMLREEVARRSGLSPDSINLICGGKVLKDGDGAAKLSELGVRGNAKILSTRVCVDQGKSLKEEAMAEDERSRRLARVKAAATALAKRHADGSLPLEDFNIELEDQSGHKVNMGSETDQRAVMMGLMLHSNAKQLIRRQKYKDALEVLEMGEESFSLCNPQFIEMVDNVPILQIDMVWCYFMLRDISSLSVAGIRLQKAREGIERAHGKDYSRVRLLQGGRFPEIALHMRLELLEGVVAYHNGHLDKSRKALTSAQEKFLKLQVPDESLSLVMSMGFKEHNARRALRMNNQDVGSAVDFLIEEKAKKLQKHEEDMKRRQELSEQKSYGVTLTKKPVDLKSLNELVSIGFEKALAAEALRRNENDTQKALDDLTNPETNAAIQNDIESRKRKRQRKSDKAAIEQLVSMGFERSSVVQALSGGCNVEQAMQQLLAQPQGLPNQPENANPASDANPATASASSINNEDSGSTKDIDEEGDTSTHAGMDDRDVEMEEELADELAQADALSDYDIEVTKEGEAIEEYLSLLASAGGSSKLNLGRV; this is encoded by the exons ATGGCCGCGAAGCTGAAGGTGGCCGGCACGTGGTCCGGCGCGATCGAGGTCGAGCTGGACGGCTGGACGGTCCCGATGCTGCGGGAGGAGGTGGCCCGGCGATCGGGCCTGAGCCCGGACTCGATCAACCTGATCTGCGGGGGGAAGGTGCTGAAGGACGGCGACGGGGCGGCGAAGTTGAGCGAGCTCGGCGTCAGGGGCAACGCCAAGATACTCTCGACCCGCGTCTGCGTTGACCAGGGCAAGTCGCTCAAGGAAGAGGCCATGGCCGAGGACGAGCGGTCCCGCAGGCTCGCTCGCGTCAA AGCAGCTGCCACTGCACTGGCTAAGAGACATGCAGATGGGTCATTGCCACTGGAAGACTTTAACATAGAACTTGAAGATCAGAGTGGACATAAAGTAAATATGGGATCTGAAACTGATCAGAG GGCTGTGATGATGGGCTTGATGCTTCACTCAAATGCAAAGCAACTTATAAGGAGGCAAAAGTATAAAGATGCATTGGAAGTTCTTGAAATGGGTGAG GAgtccttctctctctgcaaTCCCCAGTTCATTGAG ATGGTTGACAATGTTCCTATACTGCAAATAGACATGGTATGGTGCTATTTCATGCTTCGAGACATCTCATCACTCTCTGTGGCTGGAATTCGACTGCAAAAGGCCAGAGAAGGGATCGAGCGTGCTCATGGAAAGGATTACTCTCGTGTTAGACTCCTTCAAGGAGGTCGCTTTCCAGAGATTGCTTT GCATATGCGGTTAGAGCTGTTGGAAGGAGTGGTGGCTTATCACAATGGTCATCTCGATAAGTCACGAAAAGCATTGACATCTGCACAAGAAAAGTTCCTAAAG CTGCAGGTGCCAGATGAATCTTTATCACTAGTCATGAGCATGGGCTTCAAGGAGCATAATGCCAGGAGGGCACTTCGCATGAACAACCAAGATGTTGGGAGTGCTGTTGATTTTCTAATCgaggaaaaggctaagaaaTTACAGAAACATGAGGAGGATATGAAACGAAGACAGGAACTCAG CGAGCAAAAGTCTTATGGGGTGACACTTACGAAGAAGCCTGTGGACCTCAAAAGCTTAAATGAACTGGTCTCCATTGG GTTTGAGAAGGCACTTGCTGCTGAAGCCCTTCGAAGAAATGAGAATGACACTCAGAAAGCACTAGATGATTTGACCAACCCTGAAACTAATGCTGCCATTCAG AATGacatagaatcaagaaaaagaaaaagacaacgGAAATCAGATAAAGCAGCAATCGAGCAGCTTGTATCAATGGGCTTTGAAAGATCAAGCG TGGTCCAAGCGCTTAGTGGTGGTTGCAATGTGGAGCAAGCAATGCAACAACTACTTGCGCAGCCTCAGGGTCTTCCAAACCAACCGGAGAATGCCAATCCTGCAAGTGATGCCAATCCTGCAACTGCTTCTGCCTCATCAATCAACAATGAGGATTCGGGTAGTACAAAGGATATTGATGAGGAGGGAGATACATCTACGCATGCTGGAATGGATGACCGGGATGTAGAGATGGAGGAAGAACTTGCAGATGAGTTGGCTCAAGCTGATGCTCTTTCGGACTATGATATTGAAGTCACGAAAGAAGGAGAAGCCATAGAGGAGTACCTTTCTCTGCTTGCTTCAGCAGGTGGCAGTAGCAAACTCAACCTCGGTAGGGTATGA
- the LOC104438625 gene encoding protein S-acyltransferase 24 — MSSEIEVVDEARPADRDAAVAGGAVAAGAAAAAPEESLRDDVYTAAAYGDMEKLRRLVESEGCSVSEPDGLGYCALQWAALNNRTAAAQYIIEHGGDVHAADHTGQTALHWSAVRGAIQVAELLLREGARVNAADLYGYQTTHVAAQYGQTSFLYHIVSKWNADPDVPDKDGRSPLHWAAYKGFADCIRLLLFLDAYRGRQDKEGCTPLHWAAIRGNLEACTVLVQAGKKEDLMVTDNTGLTPAQLASEKSHRQVAFFLGNARSLLDKRCDGNSRLGKLSKLGLAPVLWFLIIVLLLIYINSVIRAPTLPKLTAGFGLLAWSGVFLASAGLVLFYRCSRKDPGYIRMNVHDPQNMKDDEPLLKIEINNPALLAGNWSQLCATCKIVRPLRAKHCSTCDRCVEQFDHHCPWVSNCIGKKNKWDFFVFLVLEVTAMLITGAVALIRVSKDPLAPSSFGAWLSHVGTQHIGALSFFLADFSLFFGVAVLTAVQASQISHNITTNEMANAMRYSYLKGPGGRFRNPYDHGFKKNCSDFLINGYNEDVEYVEDSSHAEGIGMMHMGRTSNLQNGDVHSHQPAENGHIAINVGSTSSNSHHGHVHSSHCSHNHGKTKSDNVPLGLGLGLGLGRSGARSVAAS; from the exons ATGTCGTCGGAGATCGAGGTCGTCGACGAGGCCCGACCCGCCGATCGGGACGCGGCCGTCGCGGGCGGTGCCGTTGCCGCcggggccgccgccgccgcccccgagGAGAGCCTGCGGGACGACGTGTACACCGCGGCGGCGTACGGGGACATGGAGAAGCTGCGGAGGCTGGTGGAGAGTGAGGGATGCTCGGTGTCGGAGCCCGACGGCCTGGGCTATTGCGCCCTGCAGTGGGCTGCTCTCAACAACCGGACTGCCGCTGCTCAGTACATCATCGAG CACGGGGGAGACGTACATGCTGCCGATCATACGGGGCAGACAGCATTGCACTGGAGTGCAGTTCGAGGTGCAATCCAGGTCGCTGAGCTTCTACTTCGAGAGGGTGCTCGTGTAAATGCTGCTGATTTGTATGGGTACCAG ACGACACACGTTGCTGCTCAGTATGGTCAGACTTCTTTCCTTTATCACATTGTTTCAAAGTGGAATGCTGATCCAGATGTTCCAGATAAGGATGGAAGAAGCCCCTTACACTG GGCTGCTTACAAAGGTTTTGCTGATTGTATACGtctacttttatttttggatgCTTATCGGGGGCGGCAAGACAAAGAAG GCTGCACTCCTCTTCACTGGGCCGCTATTAGGGGTAATTTAGAGGCATGCACAGTCTTGGTGCAGGCTGGTAAGAAGGAGGACTTGATGGTGACTGATAATACTGGCCTTACGCCGGCACAGCTTGCATCTGAAAAAAGTCACAGACAAGTTGCCTTTTTCCTT GGTAATGCCAGAAGTTTGCTTGATAAGCGTTGCGATGGGAATAGCCGCTTAGGAAAGCTCTCCAAGTTAGGGCTGGCCCCTGTTTTATGGTTTCTGATCATTGTGCTGCTGCTTATCTATATAAATTCGGTCATCCGGG CACCAACTCTGCCAAAGTTAACAGCTGGTTTTGGCCTTCTCGCATGGTCGGGTGTTTTTCTGGCTAGCGCGGGGCTAGTACTGTTTTACAGGTGTAGCAG AAAGGACCCAGGTTACATCAGGATGAATGTGCATGATCCACAAAATATGAAAGATGAC GAACCccttttgaagattgagataaatAATCCTGCTTTGCTAGCTGGGAACTGGTCGCAACTCTGTGCAACTTGCAAG ATTGTCAGGCCTCTTCGTGCAAAACATTGTTCTACTTGTGATCGCTGTGTTGAACAGTTTGACCATCATTGTCCATGGGTTTCCAACTGTATTGGCAAG AAAAACAAATGGGACttctttgtgtttcttgttCTGGAGGTCACAGCTATGCTGATTACGGGTGCAGTTGCTCTCATAA GAGTTTCAAAAGATCCGTTGGCTCCATCTTCCTTTGGGGCCTGGTTGAGTCATGTTGGTACCCAACATATTGGCGCTTTGTCATTCTTCTTAGcagatttttctctcttctttgggGTTGCAGTGCTGACTGCTGTTCAAGCGTCTCAG ATATCGCACAACATCACGACAAATGAGATGGCAAATGCAATGCGTTATAGCTATCTTAAGGGTCCAGGTGGCAGGTTCAGAAACCCATATGATCATGGTTTCAAGAAGAATTGTTCTGATTTCTTGATCAATGGTTATAATGAAGATGTGGAGTATGTCGAGGATTCGTCTCATGCTGAGGGCATTGGCATGATGCACATGGGAAGGACCTCGAATCTGCAGAATGGCGATGTGCATTCTCATCAACCTGCTGAAAATGGCCATATCGCTATAAATGTCGGTTCTACTAGTTCTAACAGTCATCATGGACATGTTCACTCATCACACTGCAGTCACAACCATGGTAAGACCAAAAGTGATAATGTGCCGTTGGGCTTGGGTCTTGGTCTTGGTCTTGGACGGAGTGGTGCACGGTCAGTTGCGGCCTCATGA